The sequence AACACGCCGTCGCGGCTCTGCATCACCACGCCGATATCGTCGACGTTGGCGATCTCGTTGCCGTTCGCGCCGAAGGCGACGACCGCTTCGCGGCGGCCCACCACGAGCACTTCGTCGTTGAGCTGCAAGGTCAGATCGGGCGTCGGTTCGAGGCTCTTGCCGTCGCGTTTGATCTTTTCGACCGTCAACATGTCCTGATGCAAGGTCTCGACCGCCTTGACCGTCTTGCCGGCGCTGACGTCGATCCGGTACGCGCGTCCTACCAGTTCAGGCAACGCACGAATCTGCCCCCCCGCGAGCGACGTCGAGGCCCCCGCCGACAACTCGCGCTCCGCGTCGATCGACGCCTCGCGCAAGCCCTGCCCCATGAACTTCGGCAGTATGTTCACGCAGACGATGATCGCCCCCAGCGAGCCGAACACGTAGGTCACCGCGTACGCGATCGCCACGTCCGACTGCAGCGATTTCACCTGATCGGCCGGCAAGCCGAGCCGCGCGATCGCATCGCCCGCCGTGCCGATAATCGCCGACTGCGTCAGCGCGCCGCCCGCGAGCCCGGCCGCGAGGCCCTTGTTCAGATGGAACAGCTTCGCGCACACCACCACGGTGATCAGCGCGGAAACGGCGAGGAACACCGCCATCGCGATTTCACGCAGCGTCTTGCGGTTCAGCGAATTGAAGAAGCCCGGGCCGGAGTCGTAACCGACCGCGTAGATGAACACGGCGAACATGACCGACTTCACGCCATTGTCGATCGTCACGCCGAACTGGCTGATCACGACCGCCGCGAGCAGCGAACCGCCCACGCCGCCCAACTGGAACTTGCCGAAGTTGATCTGCCCGATGAAGTAACCGGCCGCTAGCGATAGAAACAGTGCAATCTCGGGGGATTTCTGAAAAATGTGATGTAGCCAGTCCATCATGCCCTCGCTGGATAGTGTGAGATATTGAGTACTGGGTGCCGTCTGCCGGGGTGCTGCGGGCGGCAATGCCGCCTGTCGATGCGCGAAGCGGATCGTGTCGTGCCGCTCATGTCGTGTTACCTAACCGAGCTTGCCGGCGAGACCGACCACCACCGGTCCCATCAACGGCAACAGAATGTTCGAGAGTGCATAGGTGATCGTGTAGCCGATCACCGGCGTCGAGTTGCCGGTCACGCCCACCAGCGCGCTAATCGCGGGCGTGCTGCATTGCTGGCCGGCAATCGCGCCGAGCAGCATGGGCGCTTCGAGCTTGAGAAACACACGGCCGATCCACAGCGACAACAGCCCCGGCACCAGCACCATCAGAATGCCGGCCACCGGCAACGCGAGGCCGTATTCGCGCACCAGCTTGATGGCGTCCGGTCCGGCCGACAAACCGACCGCGGCAATGAAAGTGGCGAGGCCGAAGTCCTTCAGAATCTGCGCGGCCGCCGACGGCAACGAGCCGATCAACGGATAGCGCGAGCGGATCCAGCCGAACAGCAAGCCGGACAGCAGGCAACCGCCGCCCGTGCCGAGCGCGATCGACACGCCGCCGATCCGGCCGCCGAGATGGCCGATCGCCATCCCCACCAGCACGCCCAGCGCGAGGTAGACGAAGTCGGTTTTCTGCGTGGCGGCCAATACGTAACCCAAGCGCCGCGCGCCGCGTTCGACGTCGGCCTTGGCGCCGACCAGCGTCAACACGTCGCCGCGATTCAACTCCGTGCCGGGCAGCGCAGGCACCGTGGTTTCGAGCCGCGTGACCGCCGCGATGTAGACGCCGCGCGCCTGCTCCGGATCGGCCCGTTCCCGCACCTGCGCGACCGTCAGACCTTCCGCTTCGCGGCGCGTCAGCACCACGTCGAGCTTTTCGGCGACGATCTGGTCGAAACCGCCACCGTCGATTTCTTCGCCCAGACTGGCCGACGCCGTCACGATCGCTTCACGACGCCCGCCGATCAGGATCAGGTCGTCGGCCATCAAGACCCGTTTCGGTTCCACCGGCACGACCGCACCATCGCGCCGTAGCTGCTCGATAGTCAGGTTGTAGCCGTGCTGCTGCTCGAACGCCACGACCGTCGTGCCGGCCGCCGCGCCGACGCGAAACGCGCGGCCCACCAGCGCCGGCGCCGCCGCCCGCTGCCCTTCGCCGAACGCGCCGTCGCCGCCAAGCTTGCGCCACACGCGCTCGGCTTCGTCGCGCAAATTGACGCGCAGCAGCAGCGGCGCAAACTGGCTCGTGAACAGCACGATGGTGATCAGGCCGAACAGGTAGCTCACGCTATACGCGGTCACGATATTGGCCTGCAGACGGAGCGTCTCCGCGTCGCCGAAGCCGAGCTTGGCAATCGCCTCCGACGCCGTGCCGATCACCGCCGATTCGGTCGCCGCGCCGGCCAGCAGTCCGGCTGCCGTGCCCGCGTCGAGCCGCATCACGACCACCGCGATCAGGATCAGCACCAGCACCGAGACGATCTCGACCACCGACAACAACCCATAGCGCCAGCCGCGTCCGATGTTGGCAAAGAACTGCGGCCCGCCGGTAAAGCCCAGCGCAAAGATGAACAACGCAAACGCGATGTTCTTCAGATCGGGGGCCAGTCGCGCGCCCGTCTGCCCTAACAGCAAGGCAACGATCAACGTGCCGCAGACGCCGCCAAGCTGAATTGGCCCAACGCGAAATGAGCCAATGAAATATCCGATTGCCAGGCTTGCGAACAGCGCGATCTCCGGTTGAGACCTCAGCAATTCACTGATCATGTAGGCTCGCCGATTTACAGGTTTATTAGTAGGAGACTGAGAAACAATGGCTCAAAAAAAGTGCAAATAATTCGCTCAGACCTGGTACGGCTCAGCAATTACTCAACCGGCATAGCTGGCTGAATGACACTATTTATGGCAATGGGATGACGCGACATGCGTCCGGGAAGATTGCGGCGCTGCGGCGATGTTATGGAAAAACGTTTGTGATAGTTCAACGGTCACACTGTCCTCGCGAAATCGCTCGATGCCTTAAAAAAGACACCGAATTCTGATGGCCGATTTTTTCTACTTTACTGCATGAATGAACATGCTTTTGTCAGACTGCTTTTTTAATAAATATTGTAATTCTTCAAACCTGTCAATATTATTTTCAATCTTGACCGGATTGCCTTCGCAAAAAATGATCTTTAGCAAAGACTGAATGGCAATAGGTACCGTGTGCCGTGACCGGCAGCCGGGCCTTTATACTGGCTCATCCACGTGACGCGCGGTGAGTCCGCCACGCTTGAATCCCCCCTGCCGCCGGCACGCATTCCTCGGAGCACGACATGCGCATGATCCTGTTCAGCAGCCGTCAGTACGACAGCGACACGTTCATCGAAGCCAACGGCCGGCACTGCTACGAACTGCACTTTCAGGAGTCGCACCTCGACAGCGAAACCGCGATCCTCGCGCAGGGTTACGAGGTGGTGTGCCCGTTCGTCAACGACCGAGTCGACGCGGCCGCGCTGGAACGGCTTCATGCCGGCGGTACGCGCTTGATCGCGCTGCGCTCGGCGGGCTTCAATCATGTCGACCTGGCCACGGCGGAACGTCTCGGCATCACGGTCGCGCGCGTGCCGGCGTATTCGCCGCACGCGGTGGCCGAGCATGCGGTCGGTCTGATTCTGGCGTTGAACCGGCGTCTGCCGCGCGCCGTCGCGCGGACTCGCGAGGGCGATTTTTCGCTGCACGGGCTGCTCGGTTTCGATCTGCACGGCAAGACGGTGGGCGTGATCGGCACCGGCATGATCGGCCGCGTGTTCGCACGGATCATGGCGGGCTTCGGCATGCAGGTGCTCGCGCACGATCCCGGCACGCCCGCCGCCGACCTGCTCGGGCTCGGGGCGCGCTATGTTCCGCTCGATACATTGCTGGCGGAATCCGACGTGGTCAGCCTGCACTGTCCGTTAGTGCCGGACACCTACCATCTGATCGACGGCCACGCGCTCGCCAAGATGAAACGCGGCGCGATGCTGATCAACACCGGCCGTGGCGGCCTGGTCGAAAGCAATGCGCTGATCGGCGCGTTGAAGGACGGCCAGCTAGGCCATCTCGGACTCGACGTGTATGAGGAAGAAGGCGGCCTGTTCTTCGAGGATCACTCGAATCTGCCGCTGCAGGACGACGTGCTCGCGCGCCTGCTGATGTTCCCGAACGTGATCGTCACCGCGCACCAGGCGTTCTTCACGCGTGAAGCGATGAGCGAGATCGCCCAGACCACGCTCGACAACGTCGCGGCCTGGGAGAGCGGCACGCCACGCAACGTGGTGCGGGCGGCGGGTTAGGGCTGACTGGCGGGCGGGGGAACGACCTGGGGCGGCCCGCCTAGCGTCGTTGCACGAATCGCGGTGCGGGCGTCGTCCGGTGCGCCGCACAGTTCGCGCAGCATGACCGCCTCGCGCTCGTGCACTTCCACCGGAAACCAGCGCGCGCCGGCATCGGCCAGATAGCGCGCGCGATGCTGGCCGTTGCGAAACGACACCACGCCTTCCCGCTCAAATCCTACCCAACCGAGCAATCCCGGCGCGCGACGCGTCGTGATCGTCACGTAGGGCATCTGCGGAATGCGCGGATTGTCCGGATCGAGAAACTCACGAATGCCGCGCACCTTGCCGGCATGCCATTCGGCAACCGGCTTCAGCACGTAGTCGGTATTGTCGCGATCCGCGCAGGCGAGCAGCTTGCGCACGTCGATCAGCACCACTTGGTGCCGCGTGCCGTCTGTGACGAACACGCGTTTCAGGCGCACATGGTCGAACCACGAATGCTCGAGGAGCGGCACGATCCACACGGTTTCGGCGCAAGCCGGCGAAGCGGCTGACGATGGATTGGACGAAGGCAAAGGCAGGCTCGATAAGCTAGCGAAAATCCGCCAGCGCGTTAAAAGAGCGCTAACGCTACGAGTCGACTGTGTAAGAAGCATGACAGACCACGGCATTAATCACACTGCATGCTCATGCTGCCAGGACACCTCGGCATGAACACACTTTAAAAGTACCCGCACACACGGGCAGACGCTGACCTCTATCGATGTAACGACTATAGCGACGCAAAATTTCAATAGCTATGTACGCGTCGAAGTTAAGCAGGATATCGGCGTCGCGACGCTCGTCCTTGAGCGGACCGCGCGCCGTGTGCAGAAAAAAACAACAGCCGCCTGACGGCTCAGCAAGGGTGTTTTGACTTAGGTAGAATCCCCTACTGTTTTGCCTCTTGCACGGCGCACGCGTTCTCGCCCCGAAAATGCGCGCCGGCCGCGCGACGCTCCCCGTCTCGCCGATTCACGCTCCGCCACCATGCCTTTACCCCTGCTCGCCCTTGCCGTCGCCGCTTTTGGAATCGGTACCACTGAATTCGTGATCATGGGCCTGCTGCCCGACGTGGCACGCGATCTGTCCGTCTCGATTCCGGCCGCCGGCATGCTGGTGTCGGCGTATGCGCTCGGCGTCACGATCGGCGCGCCGATCGTCGCGATCGCGGTAGCCAATATGCCGCGCAAGAAAGCGTTGATGAGCCTGATCGGCGTGTTCATCGTCGGCAATCTGCTGTGTGCGATCGCGCCGGGTTATGCGGTGCTGATGGCTGCGCGTATCGTCACGGCGTTCTGCCATGGCGCGTTCTTCGGTATCGGCTCGGTGGTGGCCGCGGGACTCGTCGCGCCGAATCGCCGCGCGCAAGCCATCGCGCTGATGTTCACCGGCCTGACGCTCGCCAACGTGCTCGGCGTGCCGCTCGGCACCGCGCTCGGCCAGGCCGTGGGCTGGCGCGCAACGTTCTGGGCGGTGACCGGTATCGGCATCGTCGCGGCGGCCGCGCTCGCCGTCTGCCTGCCCGCGAAGATCGAGATGCAGAAGGCCAGCCTCATCCACGAGTTCAGCGTGCTGAAGAATCCGCAGGTGCTGATGGTGCTCGGTATCAGCGTGCTCGCGTCGGCCAGCCTGTTTTCGACCTTCACGTATATCACCCCGATCCTCGAAGACGTGACCGGCTTCACGCCGCATGCGGTCACGCTCGTGCTGCTGCTGTTCGGCCTCGGCCTGACGGTGGGCAGCACGCTCGGCGGCAAGCTCGCCGACTGGCGGCTGTTGCCGTCGCTGGTGGCGTTCCTGCTGGCGATCGTCGTGATTCTGACGATTTTCGCCGGCACGATGCACCAGCAGATTCCGGCGATGATCACGATCTTCGTCTGGGGCATTCTGGCCTTCGCGATCGTGCCGCCGTTGCAAATGCTGATCGTCGACCGCGCGAGCCATGCGCCGAATCTGGCGTCGACCCTGAATCAAGGCGCGTTCAACCTCGGCAATGCCACGGGCGCGTGGCTCGGCGGCATGGCGATCGGCGCGGGCGCGCCGCTCACCACGCTGCCGTGGGTCGGCGTGGCGACCTCGATCGGCGCGCTGGTGCTGACGCTGTGGTCGGTGTCGATCGACCGTCGCGCACAGCGGATGATGGCCGCGGGATAGTCGCTGCGTTGCTTCGCCGCGCGTGATGACGCAACCGCGAACGTGGCCTCCTCACTTTGCGCGTTGAGCAATGCCCTCAAGCGTGCGAATGACCAGCAGCCGTAGTAGCATCTCGGCCGATGAAAGTCATCTTCACTCGCGATTTCCTCGCTCTCATTCTTAGCGTTGCCGTGGTTGGGCTCGGCAGCGGCGCGACCCTTCCGCTCACCGCGCTCGCGCTGACGCAAGCCGGCTATGGCACCGACGTGGTCGGCCTGCTGACCGCCGCGCAAGCGGGTGGCGGCCTCGTCATCGTGCCGTTCGCCGGCTGGGTCGCGGCGCGCTTCGGCGGCCGTCAGGTGATCGTCGGCGCGGTGCTGGTGGTGGCGATCGCCACCGCGCTGATGCAACTCACCGCGAACCTGTGGCTCTGGGCGCTGTTGCGCGTGCTCTGCGGCGCCGCGCTGATGCTGCTCTTCACGATCGGCGAAGCCTGGGTCAACCAGCTCGCCGACGACGCCACCCGCGGCCGCGTCGTCGCGATCTACGCCACCAACTTCACGCTGTTCCAGATGTCGGGGCCGGTGCTGGTGAGCCAGATCGCCGACCTCATGCACTCGCGCTTTCTGATCTGCGGCGCGCTGTTCCTGCTGGCGCTGCCGATGCTCGCCACCCTCCGCACTGCGCCACACGCCACCGACGACGACCACGCCGCGCACGGCAGTTGGCGTCACGTTTTGCCGCAGATGCCCGCGCTCGTGGTCGGCACCGGCTTTTTCGCGCTGTTCGACACGATCGCGCTGTCGCTGCTGCCGCTCTTCGCGATGTCGCACGGCATGACGAGCGAGGTCGCCGTGTTGTCCGCATCGGCTTTGCTGCTCGGCGACACGACGATGCAGTTTCCGATCGGCTGGCTCGCGGACCGGCTGGGCCGTGAGCGGGTGCATATCGGTTGCGGTGTGATCGTCGTGCTGCTGTTGCCGCTGCTGCCGTGGGCGATCACGTCGCCGTGGCTATGCTGGCCGTTGTTGTATGTGCTCGGCGCGGCGGCGGGCGCGATTTACACGTTGTCGCTGGTAGCTTGCGGCGAACGCTTTCGCGGCGTCGCGCTGGTGTCGGCGAGTTCGCTGGTGGGCGCGTCGTGGAGCGCGGCCAGTTTCGGCGGTCCGCTCGTGGCCGGTGCGTTGATGAAGGGCGTCGGTAACGATGCGATGGTCGGCGTGCTGCTCGTGGCGGCACTCGCGTTTCTGGCGGCTGTCTGGTGGGAACGGCGACGCTCGCCGATGCGGGCGGTGGGGTAACGTGCGCCGCGCGGCGGGCGACGTCGTGACGCGCTTGCGCACGTTAGAAACAAAAAAGCCGGCGTAATCCGCCGGCCTTTGCAGCCTGTCTCGTGGCGTTACGAACGCGCCGGCAAAATCTCCCCGGCGCACACGCCAAACCCCACCCGATAACCGTCACCCTGGCACCAGCCTGCCAACGTCAGTTCATCGCCGTCTTCGATAAAACTGCGCGTGCCGCCCTGCTGCAG is a genomic window of Paraburkholderia bryophila containing:
- the aspT gene encoding aspartate-alanine antiporter, which translates into the protein MDWLHHIFQKSPEIALFLSLAAGYFIGQINFGKFQLGGVGGSLLAAVVISQFGVTIDNGVKSVMFAVFIYAVGYDSGPGFFNSLNRKTLREIAMAVFLAVSALITVVVCAKLFHLNKGLAAGLAGGALTQSAIIGTAGDAIARLGLPADQVKSLQSDVAIAYAVTYVFGSLGAIIVCVNILPKFMGQGLREASIDAERELSAGASTSLAGGQIRALPELVGRAYRIDVSAGKTVKAVETLHQDMLTVEKIKRDGKSLEPTPDLTLQLNDEVLVVGRREAVVAFGANGNEIANVDDIGVVMQSRDGVFTRKGMNHTTIAAAREVVDRDLRHGVYIQHISRAGQPLPILPETKLEHGDVITFYGSPKDTKRAVDAAGYELPNTNKTDFIYMGVGLVLGLLIGLIVVNVGGIPLTLGSGGGCLLAGLLFGWMRGKHPMYGVMPSAASQLLKDFGLAAFVAVVGLNSGLQAVVTVKQSGMTIFLLGVFVTLFPLLLTMLFGRYVLKYNNAAILAGALSGSRSANPAFGGVLDKAESAVPTVPFAITYAIANVALTLLGPLVVGLV
- the aspT gene encoding aspartate-alanine antiporter, translating into MISELLRSQPEIALFASLAIGYFIGSFRVGPIQLGGVCGTLIVALLLGQTGARLAPDLKNIAFALFIFALGFTGGPQFFANIGRGWRYGLLSVVEIVSVLVLILIAVVVMRLDAGTAAGLLAGAATESAVIGTASEAIAKLGFGDAETLRLQANIVTAYSVSYLFGLITIVLFTSQFAPLLLRVNLRDEAERVWRKLGGDGAFGEGQRAAAPALVGRAFRVGAAAGTTVVAFEQQHGYNLTIEQLRRDGAVVPVEPKRVLMADDLILIGGRREAIVTASASLGEEIDGGGFDQIVAEKLDVVLTRREAEGLTVAQVRERADPEQARGVYIAAVTRLETTVPALPGTELNRGDVLTLVGAKADVERGARRLGYVLAATQKTDFVYLALGVLVGMAIGHLGGRIGGVSIALGTGGGCLLSGLLFGWIRSRYPLIGSLPSAAAQILKDFGLATFIAAVGLSAGPDAIKLVREYGLALPVAGILMVLVPGLLSLWIGRVFLKLEAPMLLGAIAGQQCSTPAISALVGVTGNSTPVIGYTITYALSNILLPLMGPVVVGLAGKLG
- a CDS encoding 2-hydroxyacid dehydrogenase, which codes for MRMILFSSRQYDSDTFIEANGRHCYELHFQESHLDSETAILAQGYEVVCPFVNDRVDAAALERLHAGGTRLIALRSAGFNHVDLATAERLGITVARVPAYSPHAVAEHAVGLILALNRRLPRAVARTREGDFSLHGLLGFDLHGKTVGVIGTGMIGRVFARIMAGFGMQVLAHDPGTPAADLLGLGARYVPLDTLLAESDVVSLHCPLVPDTYHLIDGHALAKMKRGAMLINTGRGGLVESNALIGALKDGQLGHLGLDVYEEEGGLFFEDHSNLPLQDDVLARLLMFPNVIVTAHQAFFTREAMSEIAQTTLDNVAAWESGTPRNVVRAAG
- a CDS encoding plasmid fertility inhibition factor family protein — protein: MLLTQSTRSVSALLTRWRIFASLSSLPLPSSNPSSAASPACAETVWIVPLLEHSWFDHVRLKRVFVTDGTRHQVVLIDVRKLLACADRDNTDYVLKPVAEWHAGKVRGIREFLDPDNPRIPQMPYVTITTRRAPGLLGWVGFEREGVVSFRNGQHRARYLADAGARWFPVEVHEREAVMLRELCGAPDDARTAIRATTLGGPPQVVPPPASQP
- a CDS encoding MFS transporter gives rise to the protein MPLPLLALAVAAFGIGTTEFVIMGLLPDVARDLSVSIPAAGMLVSAYALGVTIGAPIVAIAVANMPRKKALMSLIGVFIVGNLLCAIAPGYAVLMAARIVTAFCHGAFFGIGSVVAAGLVAPNRRAQAIALMFTGLTLANVLGVPLGTALGQAVGWRATFWAVTGIGIVAAAALAVCLPAKIEMQKASLIHEFSVLKNPQVLMVLGISVLASASLFSTFTYITPILEDVTGFTPHAVTLVLLLFGLGLTVGSTLGGKLADWRLLPSLVAFLLAIVVILTIFAGTMHQQIPAMITIFVWGILAFAIVPPLQMLIVDRASHAPNLASTLNQGAFNLGNATGAWLGGMAIGAGAPLTTLPWVGVATSIGALVLTLWSVSIDRRAQRMMAAG
- a CDS encoding MFS transporter; translated protein: MKVIFTRDFLALILSVAVVGLGSGATLPLTALALTQAGYGTDVVGLLTAAQAGGGLVIVPFAGWVAARFGGRQVIVGAVLVVAIATALMQLTANLWLWALLRVLCGAALMLLFTIGEAWVNQLADDATRGRVVAIYATNFTLFQMSGPVLVSQIADLMHSRFLICGALFLLALPMLATLRTAPHATDDDHAAHGSWRHVLPQMPALVVGTGFFALFDTIALSLLPLFAMSHGMTSEVAVLSASALLLGDTTMQFPIGWLADRLGRERVHIGCGVIVVLLLPLLPWAITSPWLCWPLLYVLGAAAGAIYTLSLVACGERFRGVALVSASSLVGASWSAASFGGPLVAGALMKGVGNDAMVGVLLVAALAFLAAVWWERRRSPMRAVG